In Lycium ferocissimum isolate CSIRO_LF1 chromosome 7, AGI_CSIRO_Lferr_CH_V1, whole genome shotgun sequence, the sequence tatccggtGGGAGTATCTCACAAGTGATGCCCTACTAGGCCAGTCCATTTTCGCGAGCATGAATTCAATTcgaagggaaaaattaaagaccagcccatttaaAGGGAAAACCGTGTAATTTCTTTATTACCTTTTTGagataaataaaaatgtttagtcaaatttttggtgaaaaaaataagtgtttAGTAATAGAAGTTATCTTTCAACTTCTaagtagaagatgaaaaaaaaccgctaaaataagtgtttttgatttatttttagtaCAAGAACACTTACGTCAAAAGTTCATAATTATCAAGCTAATTAGCACGGTAACTTTTTAGTTTTCATAATTATTCgttaaattttcatattgttttttatctatgtgtgtgtgtgtattattattttttattttattctttttgaaaAAGTTATCTAAGTTATATCAATAGTAAGTGAGAGAAATGTTCGAAGTAAgagtatttaaaaatataaataaaatgttgttttgtttttttattcaACAAATCACAGTATTCAATgcatattttgatatattttctttaacatcattactATAAGAGTCAGTAACATTTTTTAAcaagatttttcttctttttttgtttacatTTGCTTCTATAGTTATTTGGTAAGCTATTTCATTAAAAGTCAAATTTAAGAGTTATTAACTAAATTAAATATTAGAGATCATAATATGCTGCAGGCTCTTTTGTCTAATTAAATAATATCAATATCTAATGATGCTCATATCTTATCAAATAGGAGTACTTATTTATGTTAAGTGATAAATAGGTGACAACTTACCTTTGTATCTTCTTTTCGTAATTTGAACAATTAAAAAGTTTGAAGCACATATTATCAGCAAAGACATTTAGcaaaataatttaatcaaacacaaattaCTATTCTTTCAAGATATTCATTTGGCCCTACGGGCTCTTATGCACCATGCTTTTATATGTCTATGTAATTTGGCATGTTGTGAAAACAACCTTAATTATACACACCTAGGCGAGCCTAGAGTGTTGGGTGTGGGTTCTACGTACACCTACTACTTTCACTATAAATATTTCTTAGATTTGCATCTGCAGTTATACTTGTACATACTTGGATACATTGTGATTCCTAAAACTCTCCAGAAAGAATTTACAGAGAAATACATGAGTTCTAAGAATACATTTCAATAATTCTTCAAGCTTGGTTAACCATTGAAGGATGGGTAGCTGTTGTAAATTTCCTTGGGTGCAAATCTCCCAAGCGTGACAGGCTGAGAGCAAAGACAAGCAAGAATGGTATGCCCACACAAAGATAATAGCAGAAGTATCTTGGCAGCTTGATCAGTAGGCAACTGATGTAGGTAATCACAAGTGCAAAAACAGATAATAGCAACTCAAATCTCAAGGGAAATGCCCTTGTAACGATGTGAAACACATGAAGGCTGATAAAGAACCCAAGCGAGTTGAAAAACAAGAATATGTGTGACGAATATCGAATCAAGAGATCAACATTAACATTATCATTAGTATTCTTGTTGGGATCAGCTTCAATCTGGTAATTGGGCTGTTGCTGCTGTAAGTTGCCAGGAGGATTAATAGCAGCTTGAAAAGTGAGCATAGCTAGTAGCATCATGACCACAATCAGTACTTCTCTTACAGATTCTGCGCCATCTCTATCCATGTCATACTTCAGGAAGTCTACAAACCACCCACTCTTGAGTTTTTGCCTAGGCATTACCTGTTGAGACATAATTATTAAGTAAACAAATCAGCAGTGCTACTTTCTCTAATAGCTGATTAAGATTTTAGATGTGAGATAGTCATACACAATTCAACATGATAATAGAGCAGACATAGGTTCTTCCAAGAAATCAGACTTCACTGGCGACTAAAGTCGCTTCGCAGAAAATCTCCATTAAATGTTTTTAGCTGAGCCTTAAGGTTACAACAATTACTTCCGAGACTGAATGTTTGTCATGACTATTTGTTGAggtagccaaaaaaaaattagcgaCTAAACCCGCAACAAAAGTTAACAaatatgccaaaagaaaaaagttccACAAAAGAAATTTTAGGTGGGTTACCACTGAAGAATGACTTTTAGTGGTAACTATATATAATCACCACAAAATCATTATACTTTCAGTGGCAACTTTTGTCGCCACAAAAGCTTGAGATTAATGCCGACCGTGGTCAAATCTCACTGTCACCCTTTATAAAAACGAAGTTTCATATACTTGATCCATGAAAAAGAATTAAGCCAGCAAGAGACAAGGGAGTATGTTAATTGAGAGATAAGTAAGACATTACCACTCCATGTTGGCTGTTTGATGCACAAATTTGAGGATATATGATTGGTGTTGCTGGCattcctccaaaatctgcagCCTTAAGGCCTCCAGCTCGTCGAAGAATGTCCTCAATTTCCCTATCGCCAGCTTCACTTTGAGAAAGAGAAAATACATCGAGGGCTGTGAAACCCATCTTGTTCAAAGAATTCACTCCAATTGCCCAACTTGCTGCTAAGCTCCCATTCAGCAAAAGATCAACCACCTGAAAATATAATTACCATTTACTGTTGAGTTGTATTAAATGCAGACATCCAATACCCCAATACATGTAATAGTAAGATATACACTGTCATTAGTGTAATTTAATATGATATAACAGGTTATATATGCTTTATTTTTC encodes:
- the LOC132062680 gene encoding ankyrin repeat-containing protein BDA1-like isoform X2; protein product: MDSKLFDASRTGNVAELMEILRSDPIIVRPVGLADGDSPLHLACLGGHFNFVKELLKLRKEFAGELNQNGFSCLHIAAANGDLLIVKEILNMDIGLCLVKGRERRIPLHYAIIKGRVDVIKELRSASVESIEVVTSRGETALHLAVKNGQFEALEVLIKHINTFSKTEVFNKQDELGNGVLHLAAARKQHEVVDLLLNGSLAASWAIGVNSLNKMGFTALDVFSLSQSEAGDREIEDILRRAGGLKAADFGGMPATPIIYPQICASNSQHGVQQQPNYQIEADPNKNTNDNVNVDLLIRYSSHIFLFFNSLGFFISLHVFHIVTRAFPLRFELLLSVFALVITYISCLLIKLPRYFCYYLCVGIPFLLVFALSLSRLGDLHPRKFTTATHPSMVNQA
- the LOC132062680 gene encoding ankyrin repeat-containing protein BDA1-like isoform X3, which codes for MDSKLFDASRTGNVAELMEILRSDPIIVRPVGLADGDSPLHLACLGGHFNFVKELLKLRKEFAGELNQNGFSCLHIAAANGDLLIVKEILNMDIGLCLVKGRERRIPLHYAIIKGRVDVIKELRSASVESIEVVTSRGETALHLAVKNGQFEALEVLIKHINTFSKTEVFNKQDELGNGVLHLAAARKQHEVVDLLLNGSLAASWAIGVNSLNKMGFTALDVFSLSQSEAGDREIEDILRRAGGLKAADFGGMPATPIIYPQICASNSQHGVQQPNYQIEADPNKNTNDNVNVDLLIRYSSHIFLFFNSLGFFISLHVFHIVTRAFPLRFELLLSVFALVITYISCLLIKLPRYFCYYLCVGIPFLLVFALSLSRLGDLHPRKFTTATHPSMVNQA
- the LOC132062680 gene encoding ankyrin repeat-containing protein BDA1-like isoform X1 translates to MDSKLFDASRTGNVAELMEILRSDPIIVRPVGLADGDSPLHLACLGGHFNFVKELLKLRKEFAGELNQNGFSCLHIAAANGDLLIVKEILNMDIGLCLVKGRERRIPLHYAIIKGRVDVIKELRSASVESIEVVTSRGETALHLAVKNGQFEALEVLIKHINTFSKTEVFNKQDELGNGVLHLAAARKQHEVVDLLLNGSLAASWAIGVNSLNKMGFTALDVFSLSQSEAGDREIEDILRRAGGLKAADFGGMPATPIIYPQICASNSQHGVVMPRQKLKSGWFVDFLKYDMDRDGAESVREVLIVVMMLLAMLTFQAAINPPGNLQQQQPNYQIEADPNKNTNDNVNVDLLIRYSSHIFLFFNSLGFFISLHVFHIVTRAFPLRFELLLSVFALVITYISCLLIKLPRYFCYYLCVGIPFLLVFALSLSRLGDLHPRKFTTATHPSMVNQA